In Populus nigra chromosome 10, ddPopNigr1.1, whole genome shotgun sequence, the following proteins share a genomic window:
- the LOC133704441 gene encoding uncharacterized protein LOC133704441, whose protein sequence is MEVINGELLKPAGEEKLGIKVTETDGVVDKEIIKTRYGNENLSSSVHFSPSLNSNVNQDDPAGDTTKPEDIIAVTPKINGYKQTIQPDFHLPKPEAPPGLSPSPPSQPYENGNAVVRSKSLSESFTAVDMPSIGKFIKDRSNSLSETISKRFSSLKFDDGDDDYMNNKVKSFDSGVTEFKISGLKVVVMLKNNDKEEQIKGRVSFFSRSNCRDCTAVRSFFRERGLKFVEINIDVYRQREKELIERTGSSQVPQIFFNDKLFGGLVALNSLRNSGGFEERLKEMLGKKCSGDAPAPPVYGFDDHEEESTDEMVGIVKVLRQRLPIQDRLMKMKIVKNCFAGREMVEVLIHHFDCGRKKAVEIGKQLTRKHFIHHVFGENDFEDGNHYYRFLEHEPFIPKCYNFRGSTIDSEPKPAVVVGQRLNKIMSAILESYASDDRRHVDYAGISKSEEFRRYVNLVQDLHRVDLLKLSQDEKLAFFLNLHNAMVIHAIIRVGCPEGAIERRSFSSNFQYIVGGSSYSLNTITNGILRSNRRSPYSLVKPFGTGDKRLEVALPKVNPLIHFGLCIGTRSSPTVRFFTSQGIEAELRCAAREFFQRSGMEVDLEKRTVYLTRIIKWFSGDFGQEKEILRCIINYSDATKAGLLTHLLGDGGPVNIVYQDYDWSINS, encoded by the exons ATGGAGGTGATAAACGGAGAACTCCTCAAGCCTGCTGGCGAAGAGAAATTAGGAATCAAGGTAACAGAGACAGACGGGGTTGTGGATAAAGAGATTATTAAAACAAGATACGGAAACGAGAATCTCTCCAGTTCTGTCCATTTCTCTCCAAGTTTGAATTCAAATGTTAACCAGGATGATCCAGCTGGAGATACCACCAAGCCAGAAGATATTATAGCCGTTACACCCAAAATCAACGGCTATAAGCAAACAATCCAGCCTGATTTTCATCTCCCAAAGCCAGAGGCGCCTCCAGGTCTCTCGCCTTCACCTCCATCTCAACCATACGAAAACGGCAACGCTGTAGTCCGATCCAAATCCTTGTCTGAGAGTTTCACGGCGGTCGACATGCCGTCTATCGGAAAATTCATCAAGGACCGAAGCAACAGCTTATCGGAAACGATTTCGAAAAGATTTTCCTCTCTCAAATTCGACGACGGTGATGACGATTACATGAATAATAAGGTGAAATCATTCGACTCAGGCGTGACAGAGTTCAAAATATCGGGACTCAAAGTTGTAGTGATGCTCAAGAACAACGACAAAGAGGAACAAATTAAAGGACGGGTTAGTTTCTTTTCAAGGTCAAATTGCAGAGATTGCACCGCAGTCCGCTCGTTTTTCAGAGAGAGAGGATTAAAATTTGTTGAAATCAACATCGACGTATATCGGCAGAGggagaaagaattgattgagagAACCGGAAGTTCTCAAGTACCGCAGATATTCTTCAACGACAAATTATTTGGCGGCCTGGTGGCGTTGAATTCGTTGAGGAACAGTGGAGGTTTTGAGGAGAGGTTGAAGGAGATGCTAGGGAAGAAATGTTCAGGTGATGCGCCTGCACCGCCAGTGTATGGATTTGATGATCATGAGGAGGAGTCAACGGACGAGATGGTTGGGATTGTGAAGGTTTTGAGGCAGAGATTGCCAATTCAGGACCGtctgatgaagatgaagatagtTAAGAATTGTTTTGCTGGGAGAGAGATGGTCGAGGTGCTCATTCACCACTTCGATTGCGGCAGGAAGAAG GCTGTTGAGATTGGTAAGCAGCTGACCAGGAAGCACTTCATTCATCATGTTTTCGG ggaaaatgattttgaagatGGAAACCATTATTATCGTTTCCTTGAGCATGAACCATTTATTCCAAAATGCTACAATTTCAGAGGGTCTACGATTGACAGTGAGCCTAAGCCCGCAGTTGTGGTTGGACAAAGACTCAACAAGATAATGTCTGCGATACTAGAGTCATACGCCTCAGATGATAGGCGCCATGTTGATTATGCTGGCATCAGCAAAAGCGAGGAATTCAGAAG ATATGTCAATTTGGTTCAAGATCTTCACAGGGTGGATCTCTTAAAGCTCTCACAAGATGAGAAACTGGCATTCTTCTTGAACTTGCACAATGCTATGGTCATCCATGCTATAATTAGAGTAGGATGTCCTGAAGGGGCAATCGAAAGGAGATCCTTCTCTTCCAACTTTCAATACATTGTAGGGGGGTCTTCCTACTCTCTAAATACAATTACAAATGGAATCCTCAGAAGCAATAGAAGATCTCCCTATTCATTAGTCAAGCCTTTTGGCACTGGAGACAAACGCTTAGAG GTTGCTCTTCCTAAAGTGAATCCATTAATTCATTTTGGACTCTGCATTGGTACAAGATCAAGCCCCACAGTGAGGTTTTTCACATCCCAAGGAATCGAAGCTGAATTAAGATGTGCTGCAAGAGAATTCTTCCAAAGGAGTGGAATGGAGGTGGACTTGGAAAAGAGGACAGTTTACCTTACACGGATCATCAAGTG GTTCAGTGGTGATTTTGGCCAAGAGAAAGAAATCCTGAGGTGCATTATCAACTACTCGGATGCAACTAAAGCAGGTCTGCTAACACATCTTCTGGGAGATGGAGGCCCTGTTAACATTGTGTACCAAGATTATGATTGGTCCATCAATTCCTAA